The sequence GGAGACGGGTCTGGATCGTGCTCGTGCCGGGAAACAGCTTGTCAGCGAACGAATCTCTTATTGCGCCAAGGCCCAGTTCCTCACGGCTGTCCTTTTCATGGAAAAGCGATAGAATGCGAAGTGCTCTCTCCCGGGCGGCGGCATCATGGTCTATCCATGTCAGAGTGGATGGCATTTTCTTTCGGCAACTTCTCCATGCGCTTCTTTTAACTTCTTCACACTGAATAAAATGCAGTTTTGCGGCATTTACCTAATAAACCATCGACAAACTCACTCGATTCCCGAAAAAATTCTATTCCACCTTACCTTATCCGCAAAACCCGGGTTAGAGAGATTCCACGACCAGTGAATCATAAATGCCTTGCCGTAAACATTTTCCACCGGCACGAATCCCCAGAATCTGCTATCGTAACTGTTGTCCCTGTTATCGCCCATGACGAAAATCCTGCCCTTGGGAACAACAAGGGGAAAGCTCATTTTTCCGCTCGTCGTGGAGCTGTTCCCCTTTTTATATATAACGCTGAAATTTTTCCCGGAGAGCGACTGCTCGTACCTGTCGGCAACAGAAAAGAATTTCTGGTCCGGATACTCGTAGTTCCCGGTGTAGGTCTGCTCCACAGCTCTGCCGTTTATAAGGACATCCCTTCCGCTTATGTCTATTTCATCCCCGGCAATGCCCACGGCTCTTTTTACGTAGAAAGCCCCTTTACCGGGCATGGGGAAATCTGTCGTATTATCCCCGCTGAGTTTGAAGACTATGATGTCGCCGCGGTCAATTTCGGAGAAAGGAAAAAACATCTTGTTGGTAAAAGGAATTCTTGTTCCGTAGACAAACTTGTTTATCAGTATATGATCACCCACAAGAAGCGTCGGAAGCATTGAACCCGAAGGAATCTTGAAGGGCTGAAACACGAAGGCTCTTATCGCCAGAGCGAGAGCCACCGCTATCACTATAGCTTCTGCGTTCTGTCGCAGAGCGGATTTGCCGTAGGACCTGAGGTTGTCTTCAAAAAAAATCCGAAGGGCTTTCCTTGACGCCCTTATCTCGTGAAGGGAACCCCTTTCTATCGCCTCTTCACAGGCAAGTATTCTCGCTTCGGCGTGATCGGCTTCCCTGGAGGCCATGAATCTCCCCTTTTTCCGGATGATGCCTCTTACCGTGCGCACAAGCTTCCTTGAACTTCTTATGGCAAGCTTTTTTCTGATCCAGGTTATGATCATGGCAAAAATGTCCGAACGTACGCGAATGCCGTTTTAGTTCAGGTCATTCGGCTGGTGGTGTGGGGTTTCCGTTAATCTCTCAACCGAGATCACTCCCCCAAGATTCTTAAGCGATTCAATAAGTTTTTCAAGTTGCTTGATATTCTCCACCGCTACCTCGAACCTCACATCTCCCTGTCCAACCCCATCTTCGCTTGCATCGGCACTGACAATGTCGACATTGAGTCCCGAAACCGTGCTTGTCAGTTCAGAGAGGATACCTTTTCTGTTCTCGCACCTAACCGAAAGACCAATTGGTATCCGCCCCGAATACTCGTCGTTCCAGGCAACCTCTATTCTCCTTTCAGGGTCTACCTCAAGCAACTTGGGGCAATTGTAGACATGCACGGTTATCCCTCTGCCTCTGGTTATGAAGCCTATGATCTTCTCCCCGGGAACCGGGTTGCAGCACTTGCCGAACTTTATGAGTATGTTGTCATATCTCTTGACGAGCACGGCGTCTTTGTACTCGTCCTTGGATATCCTGTTCACTATGTTTTTTATTCTTTCGCTTTTCTCGGTGCCTTCAGCGAATTTCCTGGGATGCATTTCCTTAAGAAGATCGTTTACCGCGGCATTGCCGAATCCGACCGCCCTGTAAAAGTCCTTTACTCCCGAGAACTGAAGCTTCGCCAGAGATTTCTCAAACTTTTTCTTCTCTCGCAAGTGGCGCAGGTTAAATCCTTTCGTCGCAAGTTTCCTGTGAGTTATTGCCTCTCCAATCTGCTCGGCCTTGCGGTTTTCCTCCTGTCTCAGCCAGCTTCTTATTCTGTTTTTAGCCTTTGAGGTAACGACAAAATCAAGCCACTGCCTGTTAGGAGCCCTGTTCCTGGAAGTCACAACTTCCACCATGTCTCCAGTTTTAAGCTCGTAGTTAAGAGGAACAAGTTTATGGTTAACAAAAGCCTGGGAGCAGTGGTTGCCTATGTCGGTGTGAATCGAATATGCAAAGTCAACCGGAGTTGCACCCACGGGAAACTCAAGGAGGTCCGCGTTGGGAGTGTAGACATACACGACATCCAGTATGAGCTCCCCCTTTATGGCTTCTATGTACTCAGTTGAGTCTTTTATGTCCTTTAACTCGACGAGATGACGGAGGTTTGAGTAGATCTGGTCGTTTCCGTTCTCAATAGAATTTCCCTCCTTGTACCTCCAGTGAGCGGCAACGCCGTATTCCGCGATTCGGTGCATCCGCTCAGTTCGTATCTGGATCTCCATCTGTTCTCCGAACGGCCCTATTACGGCCGTGTGAATGGACTGGTAGTTGTTGGCCTTAGGAAGGGCTATATAGTCTTTTATTTTTCCCGGAATTGGTTTCCAAAGGGAATGCACCGCTCCCAAGACCTGATAGCATTCGTTTTCACTCGCAGTAACGATCCGGAAACCCAGTATGTCATAAATATTGCGCAGGCTTATATTGCCCTTTTTCATCTTGCTGTAGATGCCGTATAAATGCTTGAATCTCCATGAGACATCCCCTTGAATTCCGAATTCCTTCATCTTGCCGTTAATAAGCGAGACGATCTCAGTGGTGTACTTTTCCCAATCTTTTTTCTTTGCAGACACGGTTTGGCTGATACGCTCGTATTCACCCGGCTCGGAGAACTTAAACGCCAGGTCCTCCAGCTCAACCGATATCCAGTTCATTCCGAGGCGGTGAGCAAGCGGCGCGTAAATTTCCATGGTTTCAATAGCAATCTTTTTCCGTCTGTCCTCAGGCAGATACTGGAGCGTTCTCATGTTGTGCAGCCTGTCGGCGAGTTTTATCAGCACAACCCTTATGTCCTCAGCCGTGGCGAGTATCAGCTTGCGGAAGCTTTCGGCCTGTTTTTCCACATCGGAAACATGGGGAAGACGGCTTATTTTCGTGGTAGCGTCGACGAGAAAAGCTATCTCGCTTCCGAAATTCCGTTCGATTTCCTCGCGAGTCGCAAGAGTGTCCTCTATCGTGTCGTGAAGAAGCCCGGTAACTATGGAGGGGACGTCAAGTTTTAAGTTCGCGAGTATGGAAGAAACCTCAAGAGGATGACTCAGGTACGGTTCTCCGGAAACTCTTTTCTGACCGGAGTGAACCTTGGCCGAATACACATAGGCTTTTTTTATGCAGTCAAGATCTTCGTTCTCGATATCCGAGTAGGAAGCAACCTTGTCAATGATGTCGTTTAGCCTGATCACAGCAGTGCGAACACCTCACTTAAGACCGAATCTCCTAAGAAAAACGGGGCCGTACACATTTTCCGTCTTCGAGTCCCGAGTAGCGGCGAGCATCCGCCGGCGGGAATCTTCGCTATCCCCTCGTCTTTGCGAAAGAATGACGGCCTCAATTCTCCTAGCCGCAATATCCGCCTCATCATTAATTATAATATAATCATAGCACTTCGAGCAGGCCACCTCCTCCTTGACAATTCCGAGACGAGTGGAGATGTCCCCCTCTTCCTCTGATTTTCTGTCTCTTAGTCTTTGCTCGAGAACCTCTAGAGACGGCGGGACAACAAATATGAAGACTGTATCGTCAAACACGCCCCTCAGCCTTTTTGCCCCCTGAACATCTATATCCAGAATGACGTCAACACCCGTTTTTATCCATTTTTCTATTTCAGCCTTCGGCGTGCCGTAGAAATTTCCGTGCACCTCAGCCCACTCGGCAAAGAAGCCCTGCTTGATCATGCTCTGGAATTCTTCTCCGGAAACAAACTCGTAGTGCTCTCCGCGGACTTCTCCCGCACGCATTGATCTTGTTGTGTAGGAAATAGAGAAACGGAGGTCCTCCAAGTTTGACAGAACACGGGTGACAATCGTTGTTTTTCCGCTTCCCGACGGACCGGATATCACAAACAACTTCCCACTCATGATATCAGATTATAAATGGAAAAACCCCGATATTAAAACGGCACCTGTTGCCCCGCAATTTGTGATTCTTCGCTGATCCAGAATCAGGAGATATCAAAGCGATCAAGGTTCATAACCTTGGTCCAGGCAGCAGCAAAATCCCGCACAAAAGCTTCCTCCGAGTCATCGCACGCATGGACTTCCCCAAGCGCCCGCAACTGCGAGTTGGACCCGAATACGAGATCAACTTCGGTAGCGGTCCATCTGATCTCGCCAGTCGCTCTGTCACGGCCTTCATAGACCCCTTCAGAATCAGCGGAGTGTCCCCATTCAGTCGACATGTCAAGCAGGTTAACAAAGAAATCATTGCTGAGCGTCCCGACCCTGTCCGTAAACAGTCCATGCTGCGAACCTCCGGCGTTTGCGCCGAGTGCCCGCATGCCGCCTAGCAGCACGGTCATCTCTGGCGCGGTAAGCGTCAGCAGGTGCGCCTTGTCAATCAGAAGCTCCGCCGGCGACTGCTGCCAATCGGCCGCGATATAATTGCGGAAGCCGTCCGCCTTCGGTTCAAGCACGTCAAAGGCGGCCGCGTCCGTCTGCTCTTCAGTGGCATCCGTGCGGCCAGGCGTAAAGGGAAGATTCACCGGATACCCCGCGGCCTCCGCTGCCTTTTCAACTGCAGCACAGCCGCCGAGCACTATGAGATCCGCAAGCGAAACGCATTTTCCGTTTGTCTGCGCATTGTTAAAACGCTCCCTGACGGCCAGCAGTAAAGACAACACCTTGCCCAGCTCTTCTGGGTCGTTGGCATCCCAGTCCTTCTGGGGAGAAAGTCTGATACGCGCGCCGTTGGCGCCTCCCCTGCGGTCGGTGCCCCTGAAGGTGGAAGCTGAAGCCCATGCCACCCGAACCAGTTCCTGGATCGAAAATCCTTGGTCAAGTATCTCTTTTTTCAGAAGCGCGATGTCCTCTGCTTCAACAAGTTCATGATCAACAGCCGGCACCGGATCCTGCCAGATCTGAGGTTCGTCCGGAACCAGCGGTCCGAGGCAGCAGGGGTAAGGACCCATGTCGCGATGGGTAAGCTTGTACCACGCCTTTGCAAACGCCTCTGCCAATTCATCCGGGTTTTCGTGAAAGCGGCGTGAGATCGGTTCATACACGGGATCCATGCGCAACGAGAGATCAGTGGTCGCCATTATCGTTGGAATCCGTTTTCCGGACCCGTCTGATTCGGGGGCAAGACCCTTGTCATCCACATCCTTTGCCGTCCACTGCCAAGCGCCCGCAGGACTCTTGGTAAGCTCCCACTCGTAACCGAAAAGCATGTCGAAAAAGCCATTGTCCCACGTCGTCGGATTGGGCGTCCATGCGCCCTCAAGACCGCTTGTTATAGCGTCAGCGCCGCGTCCGCTCGCATGCTTGCTCGTCCATCCGAGACCCTGCTCCTCAATGCCAGCGGCCTCCGGCTCGGGACCAACGCAGGCCGCGTCTCCAGCACCATGACACTTGCCGAATGTGTGTCCCCCTGCAATCAGGGCGACAGTTTCTTCATCGTCCATAGCCATACGCCCGAAGGTTTCGCGGATATCGTGCGCCGCGGCAAGCGGGTCGGGTTTGGCGTTGGGTCCTTCGGGATTAACGTAGATAAGTCCCATCTGCACGGCGCCCAAAGGATTGTCAAGCTCGCGATCGCCGCTGTAACGTTCATCGCCCAGCCATTCGGTCTCAGGGCCCCAGTAGATGTCCTCTTCCGGTTCCCATACGTCCTCGCG is a genomic window of Candidatus Dadabacteria bacterium containing:
- the lepB gene encoding signal peptidase I, encoding MASREADHAEARILACEEAIERGSLHEIRASRKALRIFFEDNLRSYGKSALRQNAEAIVIAVALALAIRAFVFQPFKIPSGSMLPTLLVGDHILINKFVYGTRIPFTNKMFFPFSEIDRGDIIVFKLSGDNTTDFPMPGKGAFYVKRAVGIAGDEIDISGRDVLINGRAVEQTYTGNYEYPDQKFFSVADRYEQSLSGKNFSVIYKKGNSSTTSGKMSFPLVVPKGRIFVMGDNRDNSYDSRFWGFVPVENVYGKAFMIHWSWNLSNPGFADKVRWNRIFSGIE
- a CDS encoding bifunctional (p)ppGpp synthetase/guanosine-3',5'-bis(diphosphate) 3'-pyrophosphohydrolase → MIRLNDIIDKVASYSDIENEDLDCIKKAYVYSAKVHSGQKRVSGEPYLSHPLEVSSILANLKLDVPSIVTGLLHDTIEDTLATREEIERNFGSEIAFLVDATTKISRLPHVSDVEKQAESFRKLILATAEDIRVVLIKLADRLHNMRTLQYLPEDRRKKIAIETMEIYAPLAHRLGMNWISVELEDLAFKFSEPGEYERISQTVSAKKKDWEKYTTEIVSLINGKMKEFGIQGDVSWRFKHLYGIYSKMKKGNISLRNIYDILGFRIVTASENECYQVLGAVHSLWKPIPGKIKDYIALPKANNYQSIHTAVIGPFGEQMEIQIRTERMHRIAEYGVAAHWRYKEGNSIENGNDQIYSNLRHLVELKDIKDSTEYIEAIKGELILDVVYVYTPNADLLEFPVGATPVDFAYSIHTDIGNHCSQAFVNHKLVPLNYELKTGDMVEVVTSRNRAPNRQWLDFVVTSKAKNRIRSWLRQEENRKAEQIGEAITHRKLATKGFNLRHLREKKKFEKSLAKLQFSGVKDFYRAVGFGNAAVNDLLKEMHPRKFAEGTEKSERIKNIVNRISKDEYKDAVLVKRYDNILIKFGKCCNPVPGEKIIGFITRGRGITVHVYNCPKLLEVDPERRIEVAWNDEYSGRIPIGLSVRCENRKGILSELTSTVSGLNVDIVSADASEDGVGQGDVRFEVAVENIKQLEKLIESLKNLGGVISVERLTETPHHQPNDLN
- a CDS encoding guanylate kinase gives rise to the protein MSGKLFVISGPSGSGKTTIVTRVLSNLEDLRFSISYTTRSMRAGEVRGEHYEFVSGEEFQSMIKQGFFAEWAEVHGNFYGTPKAEIEKWIKTGVDVILDIDVQGAKRLRGVFDDTVFIFVVPPSLEVLEQRLRDRKSEEEGDISTRLGIVKEEVACSKCYDYIIINDEADIAARRIEAVILSQRRGDSEDSRRRMLAATRDSKTENVYGPVFLRRFGLK
- the katG gene encoding catalase/peroxidase HPI; this encodes MDKNQDTVKCPVTHGTTRSKLTGSIANQNWWPNQLNLKILHQNSSLVDPMGEKFDYAAEFQTLDLEAVRQDLYALMTDSQDWWPADYGHYGPFFIRMAWHSAGTYRIHDGRGGARSGTQRFAPLNSWPDNGNLDKARRLLWPIKKKYGRKISWADLMILAGNCALESMGFETFGFAGGREDVWEPEEDIYWGPETEWLGDERYSGDRELDNPLGAVQMGLIYVNPEGPNAKPDPLAAAHDIRETFGRMAMDDEETVALIAGGHTFGKCHGAGDAACVGPEPEAAGIEEQGLGWTSKHASGRGADAITSGLEGAWTPNPTTWDNGFFDMLFGYEWELTKSPAGAWQWTAKDVDDKGLAPESDGSGKRIPTIMATTDLSLRMDPVYEPISRRFHENPDELAEAFAKAWYKLTHRDMGPYPCCLGPLVPDEPQIWQDPVPAVDHELVEAEDIALLKKEILDQGFSIQELVRVAWASASTFRGTDRRGGANGARIRLSPQKDWDANDPEELGKVLSLLLAVRERFNNAQTNGKCVSLADLIVLGGCAAVEKAAEAAGYPVNLPFTPGRTDATEEQTDAAAFDVLEPKADGFRNYIAADWQQSPAELLIDKAHLLTLTAPEMTVLLGGMRALGANAGGSQHGLFTDRVGTLSNDFFVNLLDMSTEWGHSADSEGVYEGRDRATGEIRWTATEVDLVFGSNSQLRALGEVHACDDSEEAFVRDFAAAWTKVMNLDRFDIS